CATACGATTAACTGCGGCAGTATGCCCTGCAACAACAATTTGTTCGGGTGAGTTGTAGTTTGCTGGAGTAACGAGTTCATCTCCTTGACTAGCTTCTTGGCATAATGATTTCACTTGTTCATCATTAAAGCCAATAATTGCGGCCATAGCACCAGCACCTAAGGGAACAGCTTGTTGCATTACTTGACCTCGACGCGCAACCAAACGTGCACCTTCAGTTAAAGTTAATGCACCAGCACAAACTAATGCAGGGTATTCACCTAGACTATGACCAGCCATAAACTCAGGCGTGGCAAGGCTTTCTTGCTCTAATAAGCGGTAAACAGCAACATCTGCAGTCAACATAGCAACCTGAGTATATTCTGTTTGGTTAAGGCGTTCAGCGGGCCCCTGCTGAACGAGCTGCCATAAATCATAGCCTACAGCCTCAGAAGCTTCTGCAAAAGTATCTACAATAATAGGATATTGTAATTCAAAGTCAGTTAACATCCCTACTGATTGCGATCCTTGTCCAGGAAATACGAACGCTGTTTTTACCATAATTAAGTCAACTCCAATCTATAGTAATTTAAATAAGTCCCGAGATTAAAACCACCGGTCTTATTAAAATTACACTCAAGATAAAATTATTAATAACGAATCACCATTGCACCCCAAGTCATTCCGGCACCAAAAGCTTCAATCAAAAATAAATCATCTTGTTGAATTTGCTTGTTTCGGATGGAATGATCAAGAGCCAAAGGAATAGAAGCCGCCGAAGTATTGCCATGATTACCAATAGTCACAACAACTTGGGACATGGGAAGCTCTAATTTTTTAGCGATAGCTTGAATAATACGCTGATTAGCCTGATGGGGAACTAACCACTTAATATCTGACTTTTTTAATTGACAAAGTTCTAAAACCTCATCAACTACGTTACCCATGATATTAACAGCAAGTTTAAATACTTCATTGCCCTTCATCGAAATTACCGCACGCTCTTCTTTAAGGGAATAGTTCTGAAGTTCCAAGTATCTTTCTGTATCATAAGAAGAATGGAGTACGCTTCCTATAATCCCTTGCCGATTACTTGCACTTAATACAACAGCACCGGCCCCATCGCCAAACAAAACGCAGGTGGCTCGGTCATTCCAATCAAGCGCATGAGACATACGCTCACTACCTATAACTAAAACATTATTTACTGTACCGGCGGTTATATATTGCTTTGCAATATCCATAACATAAACAAAACCGCTACATGCAGCGCTAACATCAAAGGCAGGGATTGGTTTTTTAATTTTTAATGCGTTTTGCACCGCACAGGCTACGCTAGGAAAAAAATTATCGGGCGTACAAGTCGCCACAACAATTAAATCAATCTGATCTGCATCCAGATTTGCAGCGAGTAAAGCTCGCTCGGCAGCTTTAGCTGCCATATATGAAGTTGTCTCATGCCCTTGAGCGATACTGCGATTACGAATCCCTGTTCTCGAAGCAATCCATTCATCACTGGTGTCTATCATCGACTCCAGTTCAACATTGGAAAGCTGTCTCTCCGGACTATAGCTCCCAGTACCACTAATTACAGCATATTTCATAAAAGCAACCCTTGATTCATAAAGTCGTTTATACGAGCACGAACTAAATCAATGACATCATTCTTTACTTCAAGAACAGCTTGCTCTATTGCATGTTGAAAACCTACTTCATTGGTTCCGCCATGGCTCTTAACGACAATACCATTCAGCCCTAGTAAACTGGCCCCATTGTAACGTGAAGGATCCAAACGGCTTTTTAATGGTTTTAATACAGGCATTGCAATTAAGCCAATTAACTTAGTAAGTATATTGCGTGTAAAAGACTCTTTGAACAGCCCTAGGAAAAGTCGAGCAAGACCTTCGCTCGCTTTTAAGGCAACATTGCCAACAAATCCATCACAAACAACTAAATCAATCTCACCTGAATAAAAATCATCTCCTTCCACATATCCAACATAGTTCATAATAGAACATTCTTCAAGCATATGTGCAGTTCGTTTGACTTGGTCATTGCCTTTTATTTCTTCAACACCAATGTTTAATACGCCAATTTTTGGGTTTTCTTTGTTTGAAACTGCTTGTACTAAGGCAGACCCCATAACGGCAAACTGAAACAGATGTTCAGCACAGGAATCCACGTTGGCCCCTAAATCAATAACCCAAGTTCTCCCCTTCATTGTCGGAAGTTCAGAAACGATCGCGGGCCTATCAATACCGGGTAACGTTTTTAATACATAGCGTGCAGTAGCCATTAATGCACCTGTATTTCCAGCACTAACACAGGCTTGTGCTATGCCTTCTTTAACCAGGTTAATCGCTACACGCATGGATGAAT
Above is a genomic segment from Legionella lytica containing:
- the fabD gene encoding ACP S-malonyltransferase, whose protein sequence is MVKTAFVFPGQGSQSVGMLTDFELQYPIIVDTFAEASEAVGYDLWQLVQQGPAERLNQTEYTQVAMLTADVAVYRLLEQESLATPEFMAGHSLGEYPALVCAGALTLTEGARLVARRGQVMQQAVPLGAGAMAAIIGFNDEQVKSLCQEASQGDELVTPANYNSPEQIVVAGHTAAVNRMITLAEEAGARLAKIIPVSVPCHCPLLTDAAESFAAHLDAVNFKKPNIKVVSNVDLSIYESAQQIKDRLKEQLYSPVRWVETIQLFKNQGVELILECGPGKVLNGLIKRIDRSLNTISIYDTISLDQVAEQLA
- a CDS encoding beta-ketoacyl-ACP synthase III, coding for MKYAVISGTGSYSPERQLSNVELESMIDTSDEWIASRTGIRNRSIAQGHETTSYMAAKAAERALLAANLDADQIDLIVVATCTPDNFFPSVACAVQNALKIKKPIPAFDVSAACSGFVYVMDIAKQYITAGTVNNVLVIGSERMSHALDWNDRATCVLFGDGAGAVVLSASNRQGIIGSVLHSSYDTERYLELQNYSLKEERAVISMKGNEVFKLAVNIMGNVVDEVLELCQLKKSDIKWLVPHQANQRIIQAIAKKLELPMSQVVVTIGNHGNTSAASIPLALDHSIRNKQIQQDDLFLIEAFGAGMTWGAMVIRY
- the plsX gene encoding phosphate acyltransferase PlsX, giving the protein MKNITIAIDAMGGDHGLSVVIPACVRAANNNPNLKLILVGVHDKIDAYLKKLGVSSSKQFSIVHASEVVAMDELPSSALRNKKDSSMRVAINLVKEGIAQACVSAGNTGALMATARYVLKTLPGIDRPAIVSELPTMKGRTWVIDLGANVDSCAEHLFQFAVMGSALVQAVSNKENPKIGVLNIGVEEIKGNDQVKRTAHMLEECSIMNYVGYVEGDDFYSGEIDLVVCDGFVGNVALKASEGLARLFLGLFKESFTRNILTKLIGLIAMPVLKPLKSRLDPSRYNGASLLGLNGIVVKSHGGTNEVGFQHAIEQAVLEVKNDVIDLVRARINDFMNQGLLL